A genomic stretch from Flavobacterium humidisoli includes:
- a CDS encoding acetate/propionate family kinase: MKILIINSGSSSIKYQLMVMPENEVICSGMIDRIGLETSNITFKTATASIEEMLAIPNHKVGLQKVANMLLDAEKGVIKSTSEISAVGHRVVHGGSDFSDTVKIDGRVKEKIKQLFELAPLHNPANLEGINVAEEIFSSAEQIAVFDTAFHQTMPEVAYKYAIPNYLLTENKVRVYGFHGTSHKYVSEKAINYLEKNSKVITIHLGNGCSMAAVKNGKCIDTSMGFSPSNGLIMGTRAGDIDQSVVFYMIKNLGYTPDEVNAVLLKQSGMLGLTGYSDLRDIEAEAEKGNKDCLLALQMNAYRIRKTIGAYVAALNGLDAIVFTAGIGENSSYMRNLICTDMDYFGIQIDAAKNQIRSKELREINTADSTVKVLVVPTDEEYEIANQVYQLLEN; encoded by the coding sequence ATGAAAATACTAATTATAAACTCAGGAAGTTCTTCAATTAAATACCAATTAATGGTAATGCCAGAAAACGAAGTCATCTGTTCTGGAATGATTGATAGAATTGGTTTAGAAACTTCAAATATAACTTTTAAAACAGCAACCGCTTCAATCGAAGAAATGCTTGCGATTCCGAATCATAAAGTAGGTTTGCAAAAAGTAGCCAATATGCTTTTGGATGCTGAAAAAGGAGTTATTAAATCAACTTCAGAAATTTCGGCTGTTGGTCATCGTGTGGTGCATGGAGGAAGCGATTTTAGCGATACCGTAAAAATCGATGGAAGAGTTAAAGAAAAGATTAAACAGCTTTTTGAATTGGCTCCTTTGCATAATCCAGCAAATTTAGAAGGAATTAATGTAGCAGAAGAAATTTTCAGTTCAGCAGAGCAAATAGCCGTTTTTGATACTGCTTTTCATCAGACTATGCCAGAAGTAGCGTATAAGTATGCTATTCCAAATTATCTTTTAACAGAAAATAAAGTTCGTGTTTATGGTTTTCATGGAACGAGCCATAAATATGTATCTGAAAAAGCCATTAATTATTTAGAAAAAAATTCTAAAGTAATTACGATTCACTTAGGAAATGGCTGCAGTATGGCCGCTGTTAAAAATGGAAAATGTATTGATACCTCAATGGGATTTTCTCCTTCTAATGGTTTGATTATGGGAACTCGTGCGGGTGATATCGATCAGTCTGTGGTTTTTTATATGATTAAAAATTTAGGTTATACTCCTGATGAGGTAAATGCTGTTTTACTGAAACAAAGTGGTATGCTTGGACTTACAGGCTATAGTGATTTGCGTGATATTGAAGCTGAAGCAGAAAAAGGCAATAAAGATTGTCTGCTGGCATTACAGATGAATGCCTATAGAATCAGAAAAACGATTGGTGCTTATGTAGCGGCTTTAAACGGACTCGATGCTATTGTTTTTACTGCGGGAATTGGAGAAAACTCATCATATATGCGTAATTTGATTTGTACAGACATGGATTATTTCGGCATTCAAATTGACGCAGCAAAAAATCAAATTCGCTCTAAAGAATTGAGAGAAATCAATACAGCAGATTCAACCGTAAAAGTTTTGGTTGTGCCAACAGACGAGGAATATGAAATTGCAAATCAGGTTTATCAATTA